The proteins below are encoded in one region of Zerene cesonia ecotype Mississippi chromosome 26, Zerene_cesonia_1.1, whole genome shotgun sequence:
- the LOC119836919 gene encoding origin recognition complex subunit 5, whose protein sequence is MQDIFNKVPCRESQINGLIDLLGDSDEPLPPSIFLSGSLATGKSLCVNKVLQYLNCKHVIIDCIECYTSKIMFEEIINELQETDSDTKCDSLSDLINNLNNLFPKIKYEPVIFVFDRAERLRNMDHSIMCSFLRLRELCKLNICTIFVTQLIFDNFYFKMGVRDPIKLYFPNYNKEELFKIIFLHHKSFVRHLKSNYEIDSGIEEELEKPELFANFLNAFLSVFYRPCRDLIELQHMARVNFVKYCEPIIKNEISASDLSKLWRHIAPILKASLELLYLRISTQKPALPSPGKENNSADLNNYQFENTLKEELMSTKTFAQSFELPYYAKYLLIAAYLASYNPPKEDKRLFMKNHGKQRKRLQQVRAKAKITEKLNTQLGPKVFTLDRLLAIFYAILEEKIGLTSNLLAQIATLVELKLIAGNKEIDLDSSKYKCIVGYDFISAVAQTVGFNVRKYLYDFI, encoded by the coding sequence atgcaAGATATATTCAACAAAGTACCATGTAGAGAAAGTCAGATAAATGGTTTGATCGATTTGCTTGGTGATAGCGATGAACCATTGCCGccttctatatttttaagtggTAGTTTGGCTACCGGTAAAAGTTTATGCGTAAACAAAGTGTTGCAGTATTTAAACTGTAAACATGTGATAATTGATTGTATAGAATGCTACACCTCTAAAATAATGTTCGAGGAGATAATAAACGAACTTCAAGAAACTGATTCTGATACGAAATGTGACTCATTGTCAGATctcataaataacttaaataatttattcccaaaaattaaatacgagCCAGTGATATTCGTATTTGATAGAGCAGAAAGATTAAGGAACATGGACCACAGCATAATGTGTTCATTTCTTAGATTAAGAGAATTATGCAAGTTAAATATATGCACAATATTTGTAACACAGCTGATATTCGACAACTTCTATTTCAAAATGGGAGTACGAGAtccgataaaattatatttcccaaattataacaaagaggaattgttcaaaattattttcttgcaCCATAAGTCATTTGTTCGACACTTAAAGAGCAATTATGAAATAGACAGTGGTATTGAAGAAGAACTTGAGAAGCCAGAGCTGTTTGCAAACTTTCTTAATGCATTCTTGAGCGTGTTCTACCGACCGTGTCGTGATTTGATCGAGCTGCAGCACATGGCGAGAGTGAATTTCGTTAAATACTGTGAaccgattataaaaaatgaaatcagTGCAAGCGACTTATCCAAGCTCTGGCGTCATATTGCTCCAATACTTAAAGCGAGCCttgaattgttatatttgagGATAAGCACGCAAAAACCGGCTCTCCCTTCACCTggtaaagaaaacaatagtgcagatttaaacaattatcaaTTTGAGAATACACTAAAAGAAGAACTCATGTCGACAAAAACATTTGCACAAAGTTTTGAATTGCCATACTATGCTAAATACCTCCTGATTGCAGCATATCTGGCCAGCTATAACCCTCCAAAGGAAGACAAGCGCTTGTTCATGAAAAATCATGGAAAACAGAGGAAGCGGCTGCAACAAGTGCGAGCCAAGGcgaaaataacagaaaaattaaacacacagCTGGGTCCCAAAGTGTTCACCCTGGATAGGCTTTTAGCAATCTTTTATGCTATACTCGAGGAGAAAATTGGATTAACAAGTAACTTATTAGCACAGATCGCAACTCTTGttgaattaaaacttattgctGGCAATAAGGAAATAGATTTAGATTCTTCAAagtataaatgtattgttGGGTATGACTTCATATCTGCTGTTGCACAAACTGTTGGCTTTAATGTTAGAAAGTATTTGTATGACTTTATTTAA